AAATTAGTCAGAATCCAGAACGTATTGCCTTCCCAAACCAGTATTAAGACTAAAACTAGTTGCTACATTGTTTGTTACTGATATCATTACTGCTTTTGATAATGCCTGTGGAGATGGAATTTTCCACATTCTGCTCCAAATATAGTCCTCTGCTTTCAGTTGAAGTTacattattttatctaaaaagtccaattttcaacaaaaaatttaaaagacatgcaaagaaacagaaaagtgtgGCCCACATACAGGAATAATAGTTGATAGACACTGACTCTGAGTGGGTCCAGATGTTAAATTTAGCAGGCAAAGAACTCAAAGGAGCTATTATAAATggtcaaagaactaaagaaaactatgaataaagaattaaaggaaggtATGACAAAAATGACTCATCAAACAGAGAATAGCAATTTAGAgagaaatgatgagaaagaaCTAAATGATCATTCTGGGGTTGGAGAAGATAATAGCTGGAATGAAACATTCACTAGAAGACTCAATATCAGATTTGAGTTGGCAGAAGTAAGAATCAGATAACCTTAAGAAAGATCAATAGAGATGATGCAAActaaagagcaggaagaaaaaaagataaagaaaaaagaacagagcttcAGAGACCTGTGGGTCACTATCAAGTGTTCCAACACACATATAATGGTAGTCCCATGAAGAGGGACGGGGGTAGggggaagaaataatatttgataaaataatgGCCACAAACATCCTAAATTTGATGATAATCTACACAATCAGGAACCTCAAGAAACTTCAGCTAGGATAAAAACTTACAGATCCACACCTAGAAACATCATTGGCAAACTGTTGAAAGCCAAAGGCAaagataaatctttttaaaaagcaagcaaaatgaTTTACCATATACGAAAGAACCACAATAATATCAACAGCTGAATTTTGCAACAAAAACAATggacagaaggcagtgggatgaaaTATCAAAAGTACTGAAAGACAAAGTTttttcaaccaagaattctacatCTAGaaaaactattcttcaaaaatgaaagtaaaccaaATGGAATTCAGTAACATGTTTaaaagattatataccatgaccaagtgataTTCATTCttagaatgcaaagatggttcatcatacaaaaatcaattgatggaatacaccacattaacagaatgaaggaaaaaaacacatgatcatttcaattgatgcagaaaaggcatttgacaaaattcaacaccctttcatgataaaaacacttaataaactaggaataggtggaaactacctcaacataataaaaatcatatgtgAAAAACCCATAGCAAACATCAtattcagtggtgaaagactaaaaacttttcctctaagatcaagaaggatgcccacttttcccacttctattcaacatactGGAacagtactggaggttctagccagagcaattaagtaagaaaaagaaataaaagacatccaaattggagaggaagaagtaaaattaattcTGTTGGTGGATGATATCATCTTATATGTagaaactctaaagattccacacaaaaatactgttagaactagtaaataATTCAGAAAAGTGGCAGGATAccaagtcaacacacaaaaatcagttgtgtttctgtacactaacaatgaacaatctgaaaaaggaaattaagaaaacaattccatttacaatagcatcaaaaagaataaactacttaggaattaactaaggaagtgaaagatttgtacaatgaaaactacaaagtattgctgaaagatattaaagatgacataaacaaagagaaacataTCTCATGTTCTTGCATTGGAAGACTtgatattattaagatgtcaataccaCCCAAagtgacctatagattcaatacagTCTCTATCAGAATTCTAATTATGTTTtctgaagaagtagaaaaatccatcctaaaattaaaatagaatctcGAGGAACCCAAAATACccaaaacattcttgaaaaagaaaaaatctggagaacccacactttctgatttcaaagcttactataaagctacagtaatcaaaacactgtggtactggcgtaaagacagacatatggattaatggaacagaatagagagctcagaaataaaccctcacatatatggtcaaatgacttttgacaaggatgccaagaccattcaatggagaaaggacaatcttttcaacaaatggtgctgagaaaactggatatccccATGATATCCAAAACAATGAAGCTGGATCCTTACCTAATGccgtatataaaaattaactcaaaatggatcaaacacataagtgtaaaaattaaaactataaaactcttagaagaaaacatagagcaAAACTTCACAACATTGGCTTTGGCAAAGGTTTATTGAATATGACCCTAAAGATACagttagcaaaataaaaaagacaaatttgacttaatgaaaattaaaaaaatttgttcatCAATAGACACTATTGATGGAGTAAAaacccaaagaatgggagaaaatatttgcaaatcatatatgtgataaggcattaatattcagaatgtatggaactcctaaaactcaacaataaagcaaacaacccaactaaaaaatgggcaaaggacttgaatagatatttctccaaataagatatacaaatggccaataagcacatgaaaagatgctcaacatcactaataattagggaaacgcaaatcaaactacaatgcTATACCAGCTTaaacccattaggatggctactaacAAAAACCCAGAATACAACAAGTATTTGCAAGAATATGGAGTAATTGGAACACTTGTGAACTGTTggtggaaatttaaaatgatgcagtcactgtggaaaacaatatggcagtttctcaaaatattaaaaatagaattatcatatgatccaacagtttcacttctgggtatagagccaaaagaattgaaagcaggtctccaagagatatttgtacacccacattcatagcagcattattcataatagctaaaatgtggaagcaacacaagtgtccatccacagatgaatggatgagcaaaatgtgatatatacatacaatggaatattatttagccttaaaaaggaaggaaattctgcaatatgatACAACATATATGAACCTTGacgacattatgctaaatgaaataagccagtcacaaaaagacaaataccatatgattccacttatataaggaaCATAGAGTAGTCAAACTATAGAGACAAAAACTAGactggtggttgctaggggctgggggggagggaggaatggggagttattgtttaataggtatagagtttcagttttaaagattaaaagagttctggagacggatggtggtcatggttgcacaacattataaATGTGTTTAATACCTCTGAAGGGTATTCTTAGAAAGagttgagatggtaaattttatgttgtatgtattttaccacaatttaaaaaattggaaaaaaatacaggtaaaataaagacacacCCAGATTAACAAAGGCTAAGAGATTCATTGCTATCAGACCTGCCttagaagaaatactaaaggaagttctttgggCCAGAAGGAAGTCACAGAATATGGTAACTCAAatccacataaagaaataaaggacacTAGTAAAGGTAATTACGTAGATAATTacaaaagacaatataaaatatatctcccttttggttttaaaactaatttaaaaggCAATTGCATAAGATAATTATAAAGTTGTATTGTTGATATTGTCAcatataaagatgaaataattatGACAATAATGGTACAAAGAGAACATGAGGGAATGGAACATATAATGAGCAAGGAAATGGCACCAGATGCTAACTCAAATCCACAGGATAAAATGAGGAGTatcaaaatggtaaatatgttGGTTAATATAAAAGactctaaaattataatttctcctttcttttcttaactgctttaaaaaacataagaTTTGGTAAAGCAGTAACTGTAATAGTGAATTTTTGGATTCATACAAATGTAGACATTGTGTGATAATAACaacacaaaatagagggagagaaTTGAGCTATACTGGAACAAAGCTTCTATATTTTATGAGAATTTAGTATTATTCTGAAGTAGATAGTTATAAATTAAGAAGAATTTTATAATCCctggagcagggtttctcaacctccaTACTATTGACATTTTTGGCTGGATAATTCCTTTATTGTGGACAGCTGTCCTGCTgcgcattgtaggatgtttagcaacatccctcaTCTTTACCCAAGAGGTACCGGTAACACTCTTTTAATtgtaacaaacaaaaatgtctccagacgttggcAAATGTCCCCTTAGGGGAAGAATTATCCCCTAGAGATAGAGATATCTTTATAGGTCATCTCTATGAGATAGAGATATCTTTAGAAATTATCTCTATAGATAGAGAATTATCCTCTAGAGAGAAGCATTACCCTGGAGCAATAACtaagaaaataacccaaaaaataagttagaaaaatcaacaaaagaaataaggtgaaacactagaaaatatctacCTAATGCAAAAGAAGGTGAtaaagaaggaacagaggaacaaaaaagacatgagatatagaaaacaaattatgTCTAACAGGTTATGTTAGACTTAAGTCTAACCATGtcgataattattttaaatgtatattgatCAAAAAGTGCAATCAAAAGTCAGATACAGCCAGACTGGATTAAGAAAAGTGAAGCGTAGCTACATGCTGTCTACAAGGGAAACACTTTAgattaaaagacacaaatagctTGAAAGTTAAAAGATGGcaaaagatacaccatgcaaacagtaaccataTGAGGACTGGAAGGAAGtgcatgctaccacatggatgaacctcaaaaacatatgctaagtgaaagaagccagacactaaagaccacatattgtatagttccatttaaataaaatgtctagaaagGGCAAATCTAGGTCTGGGGGTGCCTGGGTCTGAAGATGGGAAGAAGGAGTGACAGCAAATGAGTACCAGGGATCTTTTAGGGgtatagaaatgttctaaaattggattgtggtgatggttgcacaactctgtaaatgcACTAAAAATCATGGACTTCACACTTAAAATGACTAAACTTCATGGCATGTGAATTACACTTCAACAAAGctgttaataaaatataaataggagATGTATAGAAGAGACTTGCCTTATTATATTTCAGAATAATCAATGTAAAAGTataatagaaaaagacaaatagataATTGAATCAGAAAAGAAACCTCAGATATAGACCGTAGAATTTAATGTATGACGAATATTATTTCTATTCAATGGGAaagaatatatgtaatatttaataaatattgttgtcTAAGTGACTTTAAATccataaaataatacatttagaCATCCCTATTACACCAAAATATAAGTAAATTCCAAATGATTAATTAAATACACAAtaatacaaataaggaaaattaagagATAATATGTACAATTGAGTAGTTAGAGAATTTCTTAATCAAACCAGGGCATCTACATGCTATTGGGGAAAAGATAGACATGTTtgactatgtaaatatttaaacttttatatgacaaaataaaaacaaaataaatagactAGTAATAGATCTTACTCAATATTTGCAACATAGATTACAAACTACTGTTAATATTGCTAATGTACAAGATGTTGCcaatagacaagaaaaagacaaacacaaaagagaaataggcaaaagatatgaaagagCAGCCTAAAGGAGAGCAAATCCAAATAAttaacaaacacatgaaaagatagtaACATTCACTGGTAGTAAGGAAAATGCAGAATAAGCTAAATGGAGATACCATTTTGTACCCATGAGACgcaaaaagttttaaatgatcTATCTGGAGAGTATATAGGGGAAAACTACGCTTGTTGATTACTTAGGATATGTGAACTTTCCAGAAAGCAATCTAGCaatatataatcaaattaaaatgcataACCACTTTGATTTTAGAATCCTGTTCCTAAGAATCACCCCCATATAAATAAAAGCATCAAAACTTGAGGATTTATATACAAGTGTGTTTAATAAAACATTGTTCATCATGTCAAACATCTGGAAGTAAAGGTATTGCCCATATAAAAGACAGTTGTACAGATTATGGCACATCCTTACCATGGAACATTGGAATacaattcaaaagaataaattagaacTAACCCATTTGACCTAGACTAATATGTCCAGGGTATTGCTGagtgagagaaaaaagataaaactgcaTATTTAAAGGgagtttttaaaagacagaacAGCCATggacatataaaaatgaatatatatatctctatacatatatatgagcACTTATAAGTGATTATTTGAGCATGGAGAAAGTTATGAAAGAAAATCTATTCAGTTAACAAGGATTCCTGGAGAGGGAGGTGATGTGGTCGGAGGAAGAATAGAAATTGGGGAAAGCAGAGGtaagtaaaaattatatatgtgtcgTTATGtgtataagtatttaaaaattaattttaaaatgtcaaattcatGCTCCTTGGTTGAACATACTTAAAATCATTTTCCACAAATTTatctccatatttttaaaatagaaattaatggaCTACTGTAATTTTACATGCAACTCTTCTATTATCTTTTCTGAGTTTTCACTTCACCCCAAAGCATGTTAATTTTGAACCCTGGAAACTAGCAGAGTGAAAAGAAGGGATGGGCATGAGAagaatcatgtgatttttccaCCAAGGGAGGAAGAGCTTGGGTGAGGAAAGTTCAGTGGGGGTGGTTTTGAGTGGTTTGGAGGTTTGGTACCCTGAGTCCTCAAATCCTCCCAGGTATCACTGTTCAACTCTTGGTCAGTTGCCTAATTTTACATGTGCAATCCAATATGATGATTAACTCTAATAGGGCTGTAATTCAGCAAGCCAGAGACTCAACCTCTGAGTTTGGCTTTAGGTCATCTTTGAGCCATAAGCAGTAAGGTCAGAATTTCCAGATTTGAATTTGTCTTGCTTGAAACTATCCTTgagtcttaatatttttattcccacCATACCAGATGACAGCAGTAGCTTCTTAGTCACTGGAGCTTTATTCTCAGTGGTTGCATGATTTTAGTGATCACGGGGGTAATTATATGTTTGCCATTGAATATTTTGGTATGTACATTCCCATTGGAGAATACAAATAGAAGATTTGCTGTCTTTTGCACCTTCtagtatattaatttaaaaattccacaCATTTCACTGGAGGTCAAGTGGAGGACATAATTCACTTTTTAGTGTCAGTTTGAGTATCAGTTTGGATTCTTTAGTTTCAACCAACATAATTTGAATTTGGTTCACATTGGTAAAGAAAAGGATGTCTTGCAAAGGACACCAGACTCAAGAAAGGGTTTGTGAAAATGGACTCTGGATCCAGACTGACTAGTTTGAAATTCAAGCTCCCCTTGCCTTTAGGAAACATTTCTGGTTCtcagtcattcatttataaaacaagagTAATAGTACTTAGCTCACACAAAGTTGTTGAGATGATTAAAGAGGATTATATGTGTAAAACACTTAAAGTAAGCATCTCTACTAAAAGTTTGCTATtgggtctggcccggtggcagagtggttaagttcactcactctgcatTAGTatctcagggttcacaggttcagatcccaggcatagacatagcactgcttgtcaagccatgctgtggtggcaccccacataaaatagaggaaggctggcacagctgttagctcagcaacaaacttcttcaagcaaaaagaggtagattggcaatggatgttagttcagggccaatcttcatcacatacacagaaaaagtttgctattGCTACTTTGCTTGTTGGAAAACCTCCTGTGAGGAAGCACAGTGGACAGGATTTCATTGGGGTTCTCAGTGGCAGAGAGGCCTGAGCAGTCTCTTGTTAGGAGGCTGTGGTAGAATACCCAGCCTTTTGTGGGTCACATGATCTCCTTGTGGTGAGAGGAGACTGGAGACACCACGGAGAGTCCCACCAGGCTAGATAAAATGGAGAAGGGTCAATTTCCCTAAGCAAGAGTGGTGCGCAGTTACTGGAGGAAGGGTGAAAGCATACTGGGCAGGCGAAAATAACAGATGTTCTCTACAGCATATACAGatgtgccatatatatatatatatatacacacacacacatatatatacacacacacactcatatatatatagtaaaacatatatatagtaaTACACCTTGGAAAAAATTATATGAcctatttctcttcctctgaatAAGGCTGACCATTAATCTTCCTAAGAATAGAGCTTGCTGCCTTCTTCTTAAGCATGTATTAAGATGCATACACACAGATATTTTTCAACAGCTGGCATGATGGGCAATCAAGAAATAATCCTTAATTTCAAGTTACCAGATATCTTGTTGAAGAATTGTTTAGGACTATTCTCcatggtcctgtttctctggtcCACTATGTGAAAGAGTTAACATATCTTCTAAACATTCTTCTCATAGCTGCCTTCACCTCCTCGTTCTGCAGGCTGTAGATGAGGGGATTTAACATGGGAGTGACCACACTGTACTGTAAAGGGAAGATCATCTCCACAACGGAACCTGAGGTTGGCAAGAGATAGCTGAGAAAACCAGAGCCATAGAACAAGATCACAGTAGTGAGATGGGAAGTGCAGGTAGAGAAAGCTTTGCTTCTGCCTGAGGTGGAGCTGATGCTCAGGATGGTGGAGACAATGCGAGTATAAGAGAAGAAGATCAAGATGAAAGTTCCAAAGAAATGCAAGACAGAGGAGCACAGCAGGACTGTAAAGTTGGTGGAGGTATCAGAGCatgacagagggaagagagaagacagctcACAGCTGAAGTGGGGAATGCTTTGGTGCTCACAATAGTCTAAATTTACAGTCAAGAGGATATTGATGAGAGCATCAACAAAGGCCAGGCCCCAGGAGCCCCACACCAGCCCAATGCAGAGCTGGTTGCTCATTACCTGGCCATAGAGCAGAGGGGAGCTGATAgcaacatagcggtcataggccatcacagcCAGCAGACATGCCTCGGTGCCCCCAGTGGCAAACACAAAGAAGGCCTGAGCCAGGCAGCTCTCTACAAAGATGGTTTTACTTTCAGAAAGTAGATTCTCCAGCACCTTAGGGACTGTGACAGATGAGTGGCAGAGGTCTAGGAAGGACAGTTGTCCCAAAAAGAAGTACATGGGTATGTAGAGGTGGGAATCAGACCTGATGACCAGCAACATCACCATGTTCCCCATCAGGGTCAGGAGGTAAATCATCAGAAACAAGACGAAGAGCAGAATTTGGGTCTGAGGGTCAGCAGACAGCCCAAGAAGGATGAAGTCACTGAACATGCTGTGGTTTCCCATAGTGATAAAAAGATTTACCTTGGGaattcaagaaagagaaacatcaaAACTCCTTTTGTGCTTCCCAGTTACCCCAGTGCCTTAGCCCTGTTGCTCATGTACATCATTTCATGACTGTACTTGGAAACCATCTTCAGATATTTCTAAGCTAACTTCCTAATCATCCTGATGATAACTTTGATATTCTTGGATGACAGCTACCACCCCTCTATCAACTCCCCATGTAATTTTGTGGACCATTTTCTTATGCCTCAaaagatttctctcttttatttttaagatgggtattaataaaagaacattttgcATACTCAGTGGGAATAGAGAAAGAATTTGTTGATGCAGCAGAGTAAGAAGTTAATAGCAGAAGTAAGTCCttgagaaagggaaaatgaatgaTCCAGAGCACAACTGGAGTTTTGTCCATAGATAGGAGAAAGGGCCCTTTATCTATTGTAAATAGGAGAGAAGGTAGAGAGAATGGGGACTGAGGCAGCTAGCTTGGTAGATTTATGCTGGAATATGACAGACTTTCTAACTGATTGTTACAAAGTTTTTTGATGAAGTGTGAGTTGAGATCATGAACAGAgtctctatctatctgtctatctacctatctatctatcttctgtTTATCTACCTGTGTGTATATGGTGTGTGTTTTCAGTCAGGTGGTGGTCAGGGATTTTGACGACCCAAGAACACAAAACTCAGGTACATCAAGTGGAAGACTAATTTACTAAGAAAATGCAGTAGGATTAACTGGTGATATGTGTGCCCATTTAGGTTGGGAATAATTTGAACAAGTATGCAATTGTCTCCAGTAATATTTAGCTGCTTAAGCACATGTATGGAGCTGATAGATATTTGGTTTTCAGTGGGGTTTGGTTTTTTCTGGGCAtattcagagacagaaaaaatgaGGTAAGAAAGCATGCTGGCAAAGTGAATGAATCACAGAAACAAGTCTGTGCAAGGAATTAAATGCGGGCATGCAGAGGATTATGGTTAGGGAAAAAGTGGTAAAGTCATTGGTCTGAATTTGAAGAATTGTTTCTGTGCAAACATTAGGGTAAGCAAGTTGTAAGTGGTTAGATAGAGGAATGCTTGAAATTCAGATTTTGTAGGCATGTTATAAGTATTGATGATGATGAAATGATGGACGTTATTGTGGGAGTAGGTGGCTAAGATGAGGGGGAAGAGTCAgactctgtttttgtttgttttattaaattttactcCATTTACTTTAAtgtaaattagttttaaaatttaaataaaatttaataaaaatttatttcagtcCAAGATAATAAGTCGAGTTATAAACCTAGTGTGCTGTTGTAAGAAACACTTATTTGCATTTGGTTAGAGAAGCTGTTCCCCTGAAACAGGATAATATCCGGTCACATATTCTATGCTCAGATTAAATTCTTAATAGCTATATAACCAGACTCTGCTCCTGTCAATGTCTCAGACAGCTTTGGAAGTCCACATGCCAACCCAACCCACATTTTCACACTCCAGAACTTGCCCATGTTCTCCTGCTTTGTTCTGACACCCATGACTTGTAACCTCAGATTCAGGATAACTATTCTGTAATCTCGTCCAAGTCTGGTACACCCTGGCCTGTCATTCTGACTCAAGACAACTATGTTCAGTTGATCAAAGGGAATTAGGGTTCCTCCTCCCTTAGCTATTAACCAAGCACTGAATGACTAAGGTTAATTACCTGTGTGAATAACCAGTAGCAGCAGGTGGTGGCAACAATACTTTAAGATCCAGTGACAAATTATTCATACCCAGGGAAAATTATT
This DNA window, taken from Equus przewalskii isolate Varuska chromosome 5, EquPr2, whole genome shotgun sequence, encodes the following:
- the LOC103546818 gene encoding olfactory receptor 8S1-like, whose translation is MGNHSMFSDFILLGLSADPQTQILLFVLFLMIYLLTLMGNMVMLLVIRSDSHLYIPMYFFLGQLSFLDLCHSSVTVPKVLENLLSESKTIFVESCLAQAFFVFATGGTEACLLAVMAYDRYVAISSPLLYGQVMSNQLCIGLVWGSWGLAFVDALINILLTVNLDYCEHQSIPHFSCELSSLFPLSCSDTSTNFTVLLCSSVLHFFGTFILIFFSYTRIVSTILSISSTSGRSKAFSTCTSHLTTVILFYGSGFLSYLLPTSGSVVEMIFPLQYSVVTPMLNPLIYSLQNEEVKAAMRRMFRRYVNSFT